A region of Larimichthys crocea isolate SSNF chromosome X, L_crocea_2.0, whole genome shotgun sequence DNA encodes the following proteins:
- the apbb2b gene encoding amyloid-beta A4 precursor protein-binding family B member 2 isoform X9 has protein sequence MMLGKDYMLAIVIVNYEDIWSEQSFQTDPDLPPGWKKITDMAGIYYWHIPTGTTQWERPATRPAPTGQTESQALGDHTTSTPRKHSLGSLSPSPTPEHESCQAEIFFRASTRSGSTTSDSSVEPLSTHEPTLTTCGFVNSCYFPRSTSLQGVPDQECRSLHHEDEDKKQVWSDFGGKIDSEVWKDLQAATVNPDPSLKEFEGATLRYASLKLRNRPAVEEEESSSANSDPEAKCFAVRSLGWVEMAEEDLAPGKSSVAVNNCIRQLSYCKNDIRDTVGIWGEGKDMYLLLENNMLNLVDPMDRSVLHSQPIASIRVWGVGRDNGRERDFAYVARDKNTRILKCHVFRCDTPAKAIATSLHEICSRIMTERKNAKAMAGGSLQDRMQAGLDLPLQAEFPTPKTELVQKFQVLYLGMLPVARPIGMDILNGAIDSLIGSSNKEDWTPVALNVADATVTISKDKDEEEVLVECRVRFLSFMGVGRDVHTFAFVMDAGGHRFDCHVFWCEPNAGNVSEAVQAACMLRYQKCLVARPPSQKACGSSPPGDSVSRRVSTSVKRGVLSLIDTLKQKRPVTELPQ, from the exons ATGATGCTGGGGAAAGACTACATGCTGGCCATTGTGATTGTCAATTACGAGG ATATCTGGAGTGAGCAGTCATTCCAGACAGACCCTGACCTGCCTCCAGGATGGAAGAAGATCACAGACATGGCCGGTATCTACTACTGGCACATTCCCACAGGCACCACCCAATGGGAGAGGCCCGCCACCCGCCCAGCACCCACCGGACAGACGGAGTCCCAGGCCCTCGGCGACCACACAACCTCCACACCGCGTAAACACTCTCTGGGCTCTCTCAGCCCCTCACCCACTCCTGAACACGAG tcatgCCAGGCAGAGATCTTCTTCAGGGCGTCAACTCGTTCGGGCAGCACCACGTCCGACAGCTCAGTGGAGCCTCTCTCCACTCACGAGCCCACCCTCACCACATGCGGATTCGTCAACAGCTGCTACTTT cCTCGTTCCACGTCTCTACAGGGGGTGCCCGATCAGGAGTGTCGCTCTCTGCATCACGAAGACGAGGACAAG AAACAGGTGTGGAGTGATTTTGGCGGAAAGATTGATAGTGAAGTGTGGAAG GACCTGCAGGCAGCCACGGTGAACCCTGACCCCAGCCTGAAGGAGTTTGAGGGAGCCACTCTTCGCTACGCATCTCTCAAGCTAAG gaaCCGTCCAgcggtggaggaagaggagtccAGCAGTGCCAACAGTGACCCAGAAGCAAAG TGCTTTGCAGTGCGCTCTCTTGGATGGGTGGAGATGGCCGAGGAGGACTTGGCTCCTGGAAAGAGCAGCGTTGCTGTCAACAACTGCATCCGACAGCTGTCCTACTGCAAGAACGACATCCGAGACACCGTCGGCATCTGGGGAGAG gggAAGGACATGTACCTGCTGCTGGAGAACAATATGTTGAACCTGGTCGACCCCATGGACCGCAGCGTGCTTCACTCTCAGCCAATCGCAAGTATCCGGGTCTGGGGCGTTGGCCGGGACAACGGCAg agagag gGACTTTGCATATGTGGCGCGGGATAAAAACACCAGGATCTTGAAATGTCATGTGTTCCGCTGTGACACGCCAGCCAAAGCCATCGCCACCAGCCTGCATGAGATCTGCTCCCGG ATAATGACAGAGCGAAAGAATGCCAAAGCGATGGCAGGAGGTTCTCTCCAGGACAGGATGCAGGCAGGACTAGATCTTCCTTTACAAG CAGAGTTCCCCACACCAAAGACGGAGCTGGTTCAGAAGTTTCAGGTGCTCTACCTTGGGATGCTGCCCGTGGCCAGACCAATAG GCATGGACATACTGAACGGAGCTATAGACAGTTTAATCGGGTCTTCCAACAAAGAGGACTGGACTCCGGTAGCCCTGAATGTGGCAGATGCTACCGTCACCATCAGCAAAGACAAG GACGAAGAGGAAGTGCTGGTGGAGTGTCGCGTTCGCTTCCTGTCGTTCATGGGCGTCGGGCGCGACGTGCACACGTTCGCTTTCGTCATGGACGCCGGCGGCCATCGTTTCGACTGTCACGTCTTCTGGTGCGAGCCCAACGCCGGGAACGTGTCGGAGGCCGTGCAGGCAGCTTGTATG ttGAGGTATCAGAAGTGTTTGGTGGCTCGCCCTCCCTCCCAGAAGGCCTGCGGCTCGTCGCCCCCCGGCGACTCGGTGTCCCGTCGGGTGTCGACCAGCGTGAAGAGAGGCGTCCTGTCCCTCATTGACACCCTCAAGCAGAAGAGACCCGTCACTGAGTTGCCACAGTAA
- the apbb2b gene encoding amyloid-beta A4 precursor protein-binding family B member 2 isoform X2 — protein MTDFLSGDLSCATMMSVDVTNHNGPAATPPTSLSLRSSHNQLLSSDVVKQGSATPPKCRKKYALTSIQAAMGLGEAVPPSSSPASSPSQSSTPNNPKLAKNGVNQLRKAGQDHNKNTTGPDPTDLECNLETAADDLNVNTAEEHDSHTLTNNDREDDVIKLDVDLHPDTSSDAEPEQKTESDIDCNINTTVELKLNGNTTDLGFDLNIETEESDDISILSEKEMMSKMKIEEDGDEVVAEEQEDEEKKPLLMIKSESPVKNHKVSSGLELISDIHSNLKLLKSGKDSPVPPPPSPPKQASPEDTPLLSVASCSSSSSSSPETKKDRRTGAKTDCALNRIQNLNPSDEELSWTTLSQESNSPEETDIWSEQSFQTDPDLPPGWKKITDMAGIYYWHIPTGTTQWERPATRPAPTGQTESQALGDHTTSTPRKHSLGSLSPSPTPEHESCQAEIFFRASTRSGSTTSDSSVEPLSTHEPTLTTCGFVNSCYFPRSTSLQGVPDQECRSLHHEDEDKKQVWSDFGGKIDSEVWKDLQAATVNPDPSLKEFEGATLRYASLKLRNRPAVEEEESSSANSDPEAKCFAVRSLGWVEMAEEDLAPGKSSVAVNNCIRQLSYCKNDIRDTVGIWGEGKDMYLLLENNMLNLVDPMDRSVLHSQPIASIRVWGVGRDNGRERDFAYVARDKNTRILKCHVFRCDTPAKAIATSLHEICSRIMTERKNAKAMAGGSLQDRMQAGLDLPLQEFPTPKTELVQKFQVLYLGMLPVARPIGSTPGMDILNGAIDSLIGSSNKEDWTPVALNVADATVTISKDKDEEEVLVECRVRFLSFMGVGRDVHTFAFVMDAGGHRFDCHVFWCEPNAGNVSEAVQAACMLRYQKCLVARPPSQKACGSSPPGDSVSRRVSTSVKRGVLSLIDTLKQKRPVTELPQ, from the exons Atgactgacttcctgtcag GTGATCTGTCTTGTGCCACGATGATGTCAGTAGATGTGACCAATCACAATGGCCCCGCCGCCACACCTCCCACCTCGCTCAGCCTCCGCTCGTCACACAACCAGCTACTCAGCAGCGACGTGGTCAAACAGGGCTCCGCCACGCCTCCCAAGTGTCGCAAAAAGTACGCACTCACCAGTATCCAGGCCGCCATGGGCCTCGGTGAAGCGGTGCCACCTTCGTCGTCACCGGCGTCGTCCCCGTCGCAGTCTTCAACCCCCAACAACCCCAAACTGGCCAAGAACGGAGTCAACCAGCTCCGTAAAGCCGGACAGgatcacaacaaaaacacaaccgGCCCCGACCCGACGGACCTGGAGTGTAATTTAGAAACCGCAGCGGATGACCTCAACGTCAACACAGCTGAGGAGCATGACAGTCACACTCTCACCAATAATGACCGAGAGGATGACGTCATTAAGCTGGATGTCGACCTACACCCAGACACGAGCAGTGACGCGGAGCCCGAGCAGAAAACTGAATCAGACATAGACTGTAACATAAACACCACTGTGGAGCTCAAACTGAACGGCAACACAACAGATCTGGGCTTTGACTTGAACATTGAGACAGAGGAGAGCGATGACATCAGCATCCTGTCCGAGAAGGAAATGATGTCAAAGATGAAGATCGAGGAAGATGGAGATGAGGTGGTGgcggaggagcaggaggacgaggagaagaAGCCTTTACTGATGATCAAAAGCGAGTCTCCCGTGAAGAACCACAAAGTTTCTTCAGGCCTGGAGCTCATCTCTGACATCCACTCCAACCTCAAGCTCCTCAAATCGGGCAAGGACTCCCCggtgcctcctcctccatctccacccaAGCAAGCAAGCCCAGAGGACACACCCCTGCTCTCCGtggcctcctgctcctcctcctcgtcctcctctccagaGACGAAGAAGGACAGAAGGACTGGTGCAAAAACAGACTGCGCTTTGAACCGCATCCAGAATCTGAACCCGAGTGACGAAGAGTTGAGTTGGACCACACTGTCCCAGGAGAGCAACTCCCCAGAGGAGACAG ATATCTGGAGTGAGCAGTCATTCCAGACAGACCCTGACCTGCCTCCAGGATGGAAGAAGATCACAGACATGGCCGGTATCTACTACTGGCACATTCCCACAGGCACCACCCAATGGGAGAGGCCCGCCACCCGCCCAGCACCCACCGGACAGACGGAGTCCCAGGCCCTCGGCGACCACACAACCTCCACACCGCGTAAACACTCTCTGGGCTCTCTCAGCCCCTCACCCACTCCTGAACACGAG tcatgCCAGGCAGAGATCTTCTTCAGGGCGTCAACTCGTTCGGGCAGCACCACGTCCGACAGCTCAGTGGAGCCTCTCTCCACTCACGAGCCCACCCTCACCACATGCGGATTCGTCAACAGCTGCTACTTT cCTCGTTCCACGTCTCTACAGGGGGTGCCCGATCAGGAGTGTCGCTCTCTGCATCACGAAGACGAGGACAAG AAACAGGTGTGGAGTGATTTTGGCGGAAAGATTGATAGTGAAGTGTGGAAG GACCTGCAGGCAGCCACGGTGAACCCTGACCCCAGCCTGAAGGAGTTTGAGGGAGCCACTCTTCGCTACGCATCTCTCAAGCTAAG gaaCCGTCCAgcggtggaggaagaggagtccAGCAGTGCCAACAGTGACCCAGAAGCAAAG TGCTTTGCAGTGCGCTCTCTTGGATGGGTGGAGATGGCCGAGGAGGACTTGGCTCCTGGAAAGAGCAGCGTTGCTGTCAACAACTGCATCCGACAGCTGTCCTACTGCAAGAACGACATCCGAGACACCGTCGGCATCTGGGGAGAG gggAAGGACATGTACCTGCTGCTGGAGAACAATATGTTGAACCTGGTCGACCCCATGGACCGCAGCGTGCTTCACTCTCAGCCAATCGCAAGTATCCGGGTCTGGGGCGTTGGCCGGGACAACGGCAg agagag gGACTTTGCATATGTGGCGCGGGATAAAAACACCAGGATCTTGAAATGTCATGTGTTCCGCTGTGACACGCCAGCCAAAGCCATCGCCACCAGCCTGCATGAGATCTGCTCCCGG ATAATGACAGAGCGAAAGAATGCCAAAGCGATGGCAGGAGGTTCTCTCCAGGACAGGATGCAGGCAGGACTAGATCTTCCTTTACAAG AGTTCCCCACACCAAAGACGGAGCTGGTTCAGAAGTTTCAGGTGCTCTACCTTGGGATGCTGCCCGTGGCCAGACCAATAG gctCTACGCCAGGCATGGACATACTGAACGGAGCTATAGACAGTTTAATCGGGTCTTCCAACAAAGAGGACTGGACTCCGGTAGCCCTGAATGTGGCAGATGCTACCGTCACCATCAGCAAAGACAAG GACGAAGAGGAAGTGCTGGTGGAGTGTCGCGTTCGCTTCCTGTCGTTCATGGGCGTCGGGCGCGACGTGCACACGTTCGCTTTCGTCATGGACGCCGGCGGCCATCGTTTCGACTGTCACGTCTTCTGGTGCGAGCCCAACGCCGGGAACGTGTCGGAGGCCGTGCAGGCAGCTTGTATG ttGAGGTATCAGAAGTGTTTGGTGGCTCGCCCTCCCTCCCAGAAGGCCTGCGGCTCGTCGCCCCCCGGCGACTCGGTGTCCCGTCGGGTGTCGACCAGCGTGAAGAGAGGCGTCCTGTCCCTCATTGACACCCTCAAGCAGAAGAGACCCGTCACTGAGTTGCCACAGTAA
- the apbb2b gene encoding amyloid-beta A4 precursor protein-binding family B member 2 isoform X5: MTDFLSGDLSCATMMSVDVTNHNGPAATPPTSLSLRSSHNQLLSSDVVKQGSATPPKCRKKYALTSIQAAMGLGEAVPPSSSPASSPSQSSTPNNPKLAKNGVNQLRKAGQDHNKNTTGPDPTDLECNLETAADDLNVNTAEEHDSHTLTNNDREDDVIKLDVDLHPDTSSDAEPEQKTESDIDCNINTTVELKLNGNTTDLGFDLNIETEESDDISILSEKEMMSKMKIEEDGDEVVAEEQEDEEKKPLLMIKSESPVKNHKVSSGLELISDIHSNLKLLKSGKDSPVPPPPSPPKQASPEDTPLLSVASCSSSSSSSPETKKDRRTGAKTDCALNRIQNLNPSDEELSWTTLSQESNSPEETDIWSEQSFQTDPDLPPGWKKITDMAGIYYWHIPTGTTQWERPATRPAPTGQTESQALGDHTTSTPRKHSLGSLSPSPTPEHESCQAEIFFRASTRSGSTTSDSSVEPLSTHEPTLTTCGFVNSCYFPRSTSLQGVPDQECRSLHHEDEDKKQVWSDFGGKIDSEVWKDLQAATVNPDPSLKEFEGATLRYASLKLRNRPAVEEEESSSANSDPEAKCFAVRSLGWVEMAEEDLAPGKSSVAVNNCIRQLSYCKNDIRDTVGIWGEGKDMYLLLENNMLNLVDPMDRSVLHSQPIASIRVWGVGRDNGRERDFAYVARDKNTRILKCHVFRCDTPAKAIATSLHEICSRIMTERKNAKAMAGGSLQDRMQAGLDLPLQEFPTPKTELVQKFQVLYLGMLPVARPIGMDILNGAIDSLIGSSNKEDWTPVALNVADATVTISKDKDEEEVLVECRVRFLSFMGVGRDVHTFAFVMDAGGHRFDCHVFWCEPNAGNVSEAVQAACMLRYQKCLVARPPSQKACGSSPPGDSVSRRVSTSVKRGVLSLIDTLKQKRPVTELPQ, translated from the exons Atgactgacttcctgtcag GTGATCTGTCTTGTGCCACGATGATGTCAGTAGATGTGACCAATCACAATGGCCCCGCCGCCACACCTCCCACCTCGCTCAGCCTCCGCTCGTCACACAACCAGCTACTCAGCAGCGACGTGGTCAAACAGGGCTCCGCCACGCCTCCCAAGTGTCGCAAAAAGTACGCACTCACCAGTATCCAGGCCGCCATGGGCCTCGGTGAAGCGGTGCCACCTTCGTCGTCACCGGCGTCGTCCCCGTCGCAGTCTTCAACCCCCAACAACCCCAAACTGGCCAAGAACGGAGTCAACCAGCTCCGTAAAGCCGGACAGgatcacaacaaaaacacaaccgGCCCCGACCCGACGGACCTGGAGTGTAATTTAGAAACCGCAGCGGATGACCTCAACGTCAACACAGCTGAGGAGCATGACAGTCACACTCTCACCAATAATGACCGAGAGGATGACGTCATTAAGCTGGATGTCGACCTACACCCAGACACGAGCAGTGACGCGGAGCCCGAGCAGAAAACTGAATCAGACATAGACTGTAACATAAACACCACTGTGGAGCTCAAACTGAACGGCAACACAACAGATCTGGGCTTTGACTTGAACATTGAGACAGAGGAGAGCGATGACATCAGCATCCTGTCCGAGAAGGAAATGATGTCAAAGATGAAGATCGAGGAAGATGGAGATGAGGTGGTGgcggaggagcaggaggacgaggagaagaAGCCTTTACTGATGATCAAAAGCGAGTCTCCCGTGAAGAACCACAAAGTTTCTTCAGGCCTGGAGCTCATCTCTGACATCCACTCCAACCTCAAGCTCCTCAAATCGGGCAAGGACTCCCCggtgcctcctcctccatctccacccaAGCAAGCAAGCCCAGAGGACACACCCCTGCTCTCCGtggcctcctgctcctcctcctcgtcctcctctccagaGACGAAGAAGGACAGAAGGACTGGTGCAAAAACAGACTGCGCTTTGAACCGCATCCAGAATCTGAACCCGAGTGACGAAGAGTTGAGTTGGACCACACTGTCCCAGGAGAGCAACTCCCCAGAGGAGACAG ATATCTGGAGTGAGCAGTCATTCCAGACAGACCCTGACCTGCCTCCAGGATGGAAGAAGATCACAGACATGGCCGGTATCTACTACTGGCACATTCCCACAGGCACCACCCAATGGGAGAGGCCCGCCACCCGCCCAGCACCCACCGGACAGACGGAGTCCCAGGCCCTCGGCGACCACACAACCTCCACACCGCGTAAACACTCTCTGGGCTCTCTCAGCCCCTCACCCACTCCTGAACACGAG tcatgCCAGGCAGAGATCTTCTTCAGGGCGTCAACTCGTTCGGGCAGCACCACGTCCGACAGCTCAGTGGAGCCTCTCTCCACTCACGAGCCCACCCTCACCACATGCGGATTCGTCAACAGCTGCTACTTT cCTCGTTCCACGTCTCTACAGGGGGTGCCCGATCAGGAGTGTCGCTCTCTGCATCACGAAGACGAGGACAAG AAACAGGTGTGGAGTGATTTTGGCGGAAAGATTGATAGTGAAGTGTGGAAG GACCTGCAGGCAGCCACGGTGAACCCTGACCCCAGCCTGAAGGAGTTTGAGGGAGCCACTCTTCGCTACGCATCTCTCAAGCTAAG gaaCCGTCCAgcggtggaggaagaggagtccAGCAGTGCCAACAGTGACCCAGAAGCAAAG TGCTTTGCAGTGCGCTCTCTTGGATGGGTGGAGATGGCCGAGGAGGACTTGGCTCCTGGAAAGAGCAGCGTTGCTGTCAACAACTGCATCCGACAGCTGTCCTACTGCAAGAACGACATCCGAGACACCGTCGGCATCTGGGGAGAG gggAAGGACATGTACCTGCTGCTGGAGAACAATATGTTGAACCTGGTCGACCCCATGGACCGCAGCGTGCTTCACTCTCAGCCAATCGCAAGTATCCGGGTCTGGGGCGTTGGCCGGGACAACGGCAg agagag gGACTTTGCATATGTGGCGCGGGATAAAAACACCAGGATCTTGAAATGTCATGTGTTCCGCTGTGACACGCCAGCCAAAGCCATCGCCACCAGCCTGCATGAGATCTGCTCCCGG ATAATGACAGAGCGAAAGAATGCCAAAGCGATGGCAGGAGGTTCTCTCCAGGACAGGATGCAGGCAGGACTAGATCTTCCTTTACAAG AGTTCCCCACACCAAAGACGGAGCTGGTTCAGAAGTTTCAGGTGCTCTACCTTGGGATGCTGCCCGTGGCCAGACCAATAG GCATGGACATACTGAACGGAGCTATAGACAGTTTAATCGGGTCTTCCAACAAAGAGGACTGGACTCCGGTAGCCCTGAATGTGGCAGATGCTACCGTCACCATCAGCAAAGACAAG GACGAAGAGGAAGTGCTGGTGGAGTGTCGCGTTCGCTTCCTGTCGTTCATGGGCGTCGGGCGCGACGTGCACACGTTCGCTTTCGTCATGGACGCCGGCGGCCATCGTTTCGACTGTCACGTCTTCTGGTGCGAGCCCAACGCCGGGAACGTGTCGGAGGCCGTGCAGGCAGCTTGTATG ttGAGGTATCAGAAGTGTTTGGTGGCTCGCCCTCCCTCCCAGAAGGCCTGCGGCTCGTCGCCCCCCGGCGACTCGGTGTCCCGTCGGGTGTCGACCAGCGTGAAGAGAGGCGTCCTGTCCCTCATTGACACCCTCAAGCAGAAGAGACCCGTCACTGAGTTGCCACAGTAA
- the apbb2b gene encoding amyloid-beta A4 precursor protein-binding family B member 2 isoform X10: MMLGKDYMLAIVIVNYEDIWSEQSFQTDPDLPPGWKKITDMAGIYYWHIPTGTTQWERPATRPAPTGQTESQALGDHTTSTPRKHSLGSLSPSPTPEHESCQAEIFFRASTRSGSTTSDSSVEPLSTHEPTLTTCGFVNSCYFPRSTSLQGVPDQECRSLHHEDEDKKQVWSDFGGKIDSEVWKDLQAATVNPDPSLKEFEGATLRYASLKLRNRPAVEEEESSSANSDPEAKCFAVRSLGWVEMAEEDLAPGKSSVAVNNCIRQLSYCKNDIRDTVGIWGEGKDMYLLLENNMLNLVDPMDRSVLHSQPIASIRVWGVGRDNGRDFAYVARDKNTRILKCHVFRCDTPAKAIATSLHEICSRIMTERKNAKAMAGGSLQDRMQAGLDLPLQAEFPTPKTELVQKFQVLYLGMLPVARPIGMDILNGAIDSLIGSSNKEDWTPVALNVADATVTISKDKDEEEVLVECRVRFLSFMGVGRDVHTFAFVMDAGGHRFDCHVFWCEPNAGNVSEAVQAACMLRYQKCLVARPPSQKACGSSPPGDSVSRRVSTSVKRGVLSLIDTLKQKRPVTELPQ; this comes from the exons ATGATGCTGGGGAAAGACTACATGCTGGCCATTGTGATTGTCAATTACGAGG ATATCTGGAGTGAGCAGTCATTCCAGACAGACCCTGACCTGCCTCCAGGATGGAAGAAGATCACAGACATGGCCGGTATCTACTACTGGCACATTCCCACAGGCACCACCCAATGGGAGAGGCCCGCCACCCGCCCAGCACCCACCGGACAGACGGAGTCCCAGGCCCTCGGCGACCACACAACCTCCACACCGCGTAAACACTCTCTGGGCTCTCTCAGCCCCTCACCCACTCCTGAACACGAG tcatgCCAGGCAGAGATCTTCTTCAGGGCGTCAACTCGTTCGGGCAGCACCACGTCCGACAGCTCAGTGGAGCCTCTCTCCACTCACGAGCCCACCCTCACCACATGCGGATTCGTCAACAGCTGCTACTTT cCTCGTTCCACGTCTCTACAGGGGGTGCCCGATCAGGAGTGTCGCTCTCTGCATCACGAAGACGAGGACAAG AAACAGGTGTGGAGTGATTTTGGCGGAAAGATTGATAGTGAAGTGTGGAAG GACCTGCAGGCAGCCACGGTGAACCCTGACCCCAGCCTGAAGGAGTTTGAGGGAGCCACTCTTCGCTACGCATCTCTCAAGCTAAG gaaCCGTCCAgcggtggaggaagaggagtccAGCAGTGCCAACAGTGACCCAGAAGCAAAG TGCTTTGCAGTGCGCTCTCTTGGATGGGTGGAGATGGCCGAGGAGGACTTGGCTCCTGGAAAGAGCAGCGTTGCTGTCAACAACTGCATCCGACAGCTGTCCTACTGCAAGAACGACATCCGAGACACCGTCGGCATCTGGGGAGAG gggAAGGACATGTACCTGCTGCTGGAGAACAATATGTTGAACCTGGTCGACCCCATGGACCGCAGCGTGCTTCACTCTCAGCCAATCGCAAGTATCCGGGTCTGGGGCGTTGGCCGGGACAACGGCAg gGACTTTGCATATGTGGCGCGGGATAAAAACACCAGGATCTTGAAATGTCATGTGTTCCGCTGTGACACGCCAGCCAAAGCCATCGCCACCAGCCTGCATGAGATCTGCTCCCGG ATAATGACAGAGCGAAAGAATGCCAAAGCGATGGCAGGAGGTTCTCTCCAGGACAGGATGCAGGCAGGACTAGATCTTCCTTTACAAG CAGAGTTCCCCACACCAAAGACGGAGCTGGTTCAGAAGTTTCAGGTGCTCTACCTTGGGATGCTGCCCGTGGCCAGACCAATAG GCATGGACATACTGAACGGAGCTATAGACAGTTTAATCGGGTCTTCCAACAAAGAGGACTGGACTCCGGTAGCCCTGAATGTGGCAGATGCTACCGTCACCATCAGCAAAGACAAG GACGAAGAGGAAGTGCTGGTGGAGTGTCGCGTTCGCTTCCTGTCGTTCATGGGCGTCGGGCGCGACGTGCACACGTTCGCTTTCGTCATGGACGCCGGCGGCCATCGTTTCGACTGTCACGTCTTCTGGTGCGAGCCCAACGCCGGGAACGTGTCGGAGGCCGTGCAGGCAGCTTGTATG ttGAGGTATCAGAAGTGTTTGGTGGCTCGCCCTCCCTCCCAGAAGGCCTGCGGCTCGTCGCCCCCCGGCGACTCGGTGTCCCGTCGGGTGTCGACCAGCGTGAAGAGAGGCGTCCTGTCCCTCATTGACACCCTCAAGCAGAAGAGACCCGTCACTGAGTTGCCACAGTAA